In Sorghum bicolor cultivar BTx623 chromosome 10, Sorghum_bicolor_NCBIv3, whole genome shotgun sequence, one genomic interval encodes:
- the LOC110430914 gene encoding uncharacterized protein LOC110430914, giving the protein MLLQFLPMNQHRRPMSSNNFVTAIIPQLSSTKAPLPASSLPKTLIAFCLLALISASRASTTPKLPHLLAMEDLLAGVVDPEMEMEVEMMDLQAISSGLGELQVPEPMEMEGPPSSLQEVLQAQEEEETKSGEGANQPGEPHKASRKLLAYAAIARPHLKKISPMPPPLSEEMSRKANEGLGPGPAVHIGTSGLPEFATKPDKRGIYSYFVSTGVKQVFKNLLVSVAALFIGGILETVCLFLLSTLYAMFSSPIQLPGEANCTGESAMEVDGQPLDLRPTPVGGHPGLCSARDREGVGLLLESQGPSSLNHLHGGNGPINVQLQQNSSTLQHDEGALAPAHKAP; this is encoded by the coding sequence ATGCTCCTTCAATTCTTGCCTATGAATCAACACCGGCGACCGATGTCAAGCAACAATTTTGTAACGGCCATAATACCACAACTATCCAGCACAAAAGCTCCACTCCCTGCTTCATCCCTTCCAAAAACCCTCATTGCATTTTGTCTGCTAGCTCTAATCTCTGCATCCAGAGCAAGCACAACACCCAAGCTCCCTCATCTGCTGGCTATGGAGGATCTTCTAGCAGGTGTGGTGGAtccggagatggaaatggaggTGGAGATGATGGATCTGCAGGCTATCAGCTCTGGCTTGGGCGAGTTGCAAGTCCCCGAACCCATGGAGATGGAGGGCCCCCCCAGCTCTCTGCAAGAGGTGCTGCAAGCTCAGGAGGAAGAAGAGACGAAATCGGGAGAAGGAGCCAACCAGCCAGGGGAACCACACAAGGCCAGCAGAAAACTGCTGGCCTACGCCGCCATCGCTCGCCCTCATCTGAAGAAAATATCTCCGATGCCACCTCCCTTGTCAGAGGAGATGAGCAGGAAAGCAAATGAAGGGCTAGGCCCCGGCCCCGCAGTTCACATCGGGACGAGCGGTCTCCCGGAGTTCGCAACGAAGCCGGACAAAAGGGGGATTTATTCCTACTTTGTGTCCACAGGAGTGAAGCAAGTGTTCAAGAATCTCCTGGTCTCAGTGGCAGCGCTGTTCATAGGAGGTATTTTGGAGACGGTGTGTCTGTTTCTCCTGTCAACCCTGTATGCGATGTTCTCTAGCCCAATACAGCTGCCAGGAGAAGCTAACTGCACTGGCGAGTCAGCGATGGAGGTTGACGGCCAGCCTCTGGATCTGCGCCCTACTCCGGTGGGTGGCCATCCTGGCCTTTGCTCTGCTAGAGACAGAGAAGGAGTAGGCCTTCTACTGGAATCTCAAGGTCCCTCTTCCCTCAATCATCTACACGGCGGGAACGGCCCTATTAACGTTCAACTTCAACAAAACTCGAGCACTCTACAACATGACGAAGGGGCTCTGGCGCCAGCCCACAAGGCGCCATGA